A genomic region of Zalophus californianus isolate mZalCal1 chromosome 1, mZalCal1.pri.v2, whole genome shotgun sequence contains the following coding sequences:
- the LOC118357109 gene encoding olfactory receptor 7A17-like, which produces MEADNDTGISEFLLLGLSEEPELQPIIFGLFLCMYLITVLGNLLIILAVSSDSHLHTPMYFFLSSLSFVDICFTSTTIPKMLWNIQTQSQVITYAGCLTQIYFFLIFGAWDDFLLAVMAYDRFVAICHPLHYTVIMNPRFCGLLVLVSWVISVLNSLLQSLMVLRLSFRTKVEIPHFFCELNQVVGQACSDTFLNDMVMNSGIMLLGGAPLAGILYSYSKIVPSIRRISSAQGKYKAFSTCASHLSVVSLFFCTSLGVYLSSAAPQSSHSSAVASVLYTVVTPMLNPFIYSLRNRDIKRALKRITGVPVM; this is translated from the coding sequence ATGGAAGCAGACAATGACACAGGAATTTCAgagtttcttcttctgggattatCAGAGGAACCAGAATTACAGCCCATCATATTTGGGCTTTTCCTCTGCATGTACCTAATCACTGTGCTGGGGAacctgctcatcatcctggccGTCAGCTCAGACTCCcatctccacacccccatgtacttcttcctctccagccTGTCCTTTGTAGACATCTgcttcacctccaccaccatccccaagaTGCTGTGGAACATCCAGACTCAGAGCCAAGTCATCACCTATGCCGGCTGCCTCACACagatttactttttcttaatcTTTGGAGCCTGGGATGACTTTCTCTTGGctgtgatggcctatgaccgcttCGTGGCCATCTGTCACCCCCTGCACTACACAGTCATCATGAACCCCCGGTTCTGTGGACTGCTGGTTCTGGTGTCCTGGGTCATCAGTGTTCTCAATTCCTTGTTACAGAGTTTAATGGTGTTGCGGCTGTCCTTCCGTACAAAGGTGGAAATCCCCCATTTTTTCTGTGAACTCAATCAAGTAGTTGGGCAGGCCTGTTCTGACACCTTCCTTAATGACATGGTGATGAATTCCGGAATTATGTTGCTTGGTGGTGCTCCCCTGGCTGGGATCCTTTATTCCTACTCTAAGATTGTTCCCTCCATACGTAGGATATCCTCAGCTCAGGGCAAGTATAAAGCATTTTCCACCTGTGCATCTCACCTCTCCGTTGTCTCCTTATTTTTTTGTACCAGCCTAGGAGTGTACCttagctctgctgctccccagagctcccacTCAAGTGCAGTAGCCTCGGTGCTGTACACGGTGGTGACGCCCATGCTGAACCCCTTCATCTACAGCCTGAGGAACAGAGACATAAAGAGGGCTCTGAAAAGAATCACTGGGGTTCCAGTGATGTAA